In the Streptomyces sp. BHT-5-2 genome, one interval contains:
- the hisD gene encoding histidinol dehydrogenase — MISRIDLRGAALPEGAALRDLLPRAEFDVEAALEKVRPICEDVRHRGTAALIEYARRFDGVEIERVRVPAEALTEALDALDPKVRAALEESVRRARIVHREQRRTDVTTEVVPGGTVTERWVPVERVGLYVPGGRSVYPSSVVMNVVPAQEAGVGSLAVASPPQADFGGLPHPTILAACALLGVDEVYAAGGAQAVAMFAYGTDECAPVNLVTGPGNIYVAAAKRLLKGRIGIDSEAGPTEIAVLADHTADPVHVAADLISQAEHDPMAAAVLVTDSEELADRTEKELAPQIEATRHVEDRIVPALSGRQSAIVLVDGLDEGLAVVDAYGAEHLEIQTADAAAVAARVRNAGAVFVGPYAPVSLGDYCAGSNHVLPTGGCACHSSGLSVQSFLRGIHVVDYSREALAEVAHHVVTLAEAEDLPAHGAAVMARFPETRGPQPQNGK, encoded by the coding sequence GTGATCTCCCGAATCGATCTGCGTGGCGCCGCCCTCCCCGAGGGCGCCGCCCTGCGCGACCTGCTGCCCCGTGCCGAGTTCGACGTGGAAGCCGCCCTGGAGAAGGTTCGGCCGATCTGCGAGGACGTACGCCATCGCGGCACCGCGGCGCTGATCGAGTACGCGCGGCGGTTCGACGGCGTCGAGATCGAGCGGGTCCGGGTCCCGGCGGAGGCCCTCACCGAGGCCCTCGACGCGCTGGACCCGAAGGTCCGCGCCGCCCTGGAGGAGTCCGTCCGGCGCGCCCGGATCGTCCACCGCGAGCAGCGCCGCACCGACGTCACCACCGAGGTCGTGCCCGGCGGCACGGTCACCGAGCGCTGGGTCCCCGTCGAGCGGGTCGGCCTCTACGTCCCCGGCGGCCGGTCGGTCTACCCGTCCTCCGTCGTCATGAACGTCGTCCCCGCCCAGGAGGCCGGCGTCGGCTCGCTCGCCGTCGCCTCCCCGCCGCAGGCCGACTTCGGTGGCCTGCCGCACCCGACGATCCTCGCCGCCTGCGCCCTGCTCGGCGTCGACGAGGTGTACGCCGCGGGCGGCGCCCAGGCCGTCGCGATGTTCGCCTACGGCACCGACGAGTGCGCCCCGGTCAATCTGGTCACCGGCCCCGGCAACATCTACGTCGCCGCCGCCAAGCGCCTGCTCAAGGGCCGGATCGGCATCGACTCCGAGGCCGGACCCACCGAGATCGCGGTTCTCGCCGACCACACCGCCGACCCGGTCCACGTCGCCGCCGACCTGATCAGCCAGGCCGAGCACGACCCGATGGCCGCCGCCGTCCTGGTCACCGACTCCGAGGAGCTGGCCGACCGCACCGAGAAGGAGCTGGCCCCGCAGATCGAGGCCACCAGGCACGTCGAGGACCGCATCGTGCCGGCACTGTCCGGCCGGCAGTCCGCGATCGTCCTGGTCGACGGCCTCGACGAGGGCCTCGCGGTGGTGGACGCCTACGGCGCCGAGCACCTGGAGATCCAGACCGCGGACGCCGCCGCGGTCGCCGCCCGGGTCCGCAACGCCGGCGCGGTCTTCGTCGGCCCCTACGCCCCGGTCTCCCTCGGCGACTACTGCGCCGGTTCCAACCACGTCCTGCCCACCGGTGGCTGCGCCTGCCACTCCTCCGGACTGTCCGTCCAGTCGTTCCTGCGCGGCATCCACGTCGTGGACTACTCGCGGGAGGCGCTGGCCGAGGTCGCCCACCACGTGGTGACCCTCGCCGAGGCCGAGGACCTCCCGGCCCACGGAGCGGCAGTCATGGCGCGTTTCCCCGAGACGCGAGGACCGCAACCGCAGAACGGCAAGTGA
- a CDS encoding oxidoreductase: MTGARDGDAPADLRLTSAEWSMWQAFRNGSTCDLHSGDPSRDDPHGQHLWGPERRVRARVVALLLLDGPPAQPGRVSGLKLTGAYITDTLDLAGGTIKPFVELRDCRFEAEVLLPESKFTTLRMVNCAIPRLEAARLHTEGDLHLPRCVVHSGIRLTDAHIGTDLMLNQVVVHKDRQGRSVMADGMTVAQDLQAEMLESYGELSLRGATVGVSLSLRGSHLSNPFGRRALNAPQLTVERTLYLTAAGLANSPFSSGATPPYGITHTPARGTRMQRFECEGGVRLDDGRFGDAVDLEHARFIMESDQELSLRRIQTPELRFLGERPQRGRVILSGARVVNLVDKSASWPGLGGLMMAGFAYETLIPRGHFPLALRLQWVAAATPEYAPEPYEMLAASLRAMGEDADAREVLLAKQRRRRETLPLAAKAWGFLQDWTVAYGYRPGRAAVWMAILWAIGTAYFASYPPPPLKHDEAPPWNPYLYSLDLLLPVIDLYQGGAWKPGGAAQWVAAVMIMAGWVLATTIATGASRLLRRQ, from the coding sequence GTGACCGGAGCCAGGGACGGCGACGCGCCGGCCGACCTGCGACTGACGTCCGCGGAGTGGAGCATGTGGCAGGCGTTCCGCAACGGCAGCACCTGCGACCTCCACAGCGGCGACCCGTCCCGGGACGATCCGCACGGGCAGCACCTGTGGGGCCCGGAGCGCCGGGTCCGGGCCCGGGTGGTGGCGCTGCTGCTGCTCGACGGGCCGCCGGCGCAACCGGGCCGGGTGTCCGGGTTGAAGCTCACCGGTGCGTACATCACGGACACTCTCGACCTTGCGGGCGGCACGATCAAGCCATTCGTGGAGCTGCGGGACTGCCGCTTCGAGGCCGAGGTGCTGCTGCCGGAGAGCAAGTTCACCACCCTGCGGATGGTGAACTGCGCGATACCCAGGCTGGAGGCGGCCCGGCTGCACACCGAGGGCGATCTCCATCTGCCGCGGTGCGTGGTGCACTCGGGCATCCGGCTGACCGACGCGCACATCGGCACCGACCTCATGCTCAATCAGGTCGTGGTGCACAAGGACCGGCAGGGCCGCTCGGTCATGGCGGACGGGATGACCGTCGCCCAGGACCTCCAGGCCGAGATGCTGGAGTCCTACGGCGAGCTGTCGCTGCGCGGCGCCACCGTCGGGGTGTCGCTGAGCCTGCGCGGCAGCCATCTGAGCAACCCCTTCGGCCGCCGGGCGCTGAACGCCCCTCAGCTGACCGTCGAGCGCACCCTCTACCTGACCGCCGCGGGCCTGGCCAACTCCCCGTTCTCCAGCGGCGCCACGCCCCCGTACGGCATCACCCACACCCCGGCCCGGGGCACCCGGATGCAGCGCTTCGAGTGCGAGGGCGGGGTGCGGCTGGACGACGGGCGGTTCGGGGACGCGGTGGACCTGGAGCACGCGCGGTTCATCATGGAGTCCGACCAGGAGCTGTCGCTGCGCCGCATCCAGACGCCGGAGCTGCGGTTCCTGGGCGAGCGCCCGCAGCGCGGCCGGGTGATCCTCTCCGGCGCCCGGGTCGTCAACCTCGTCGACAAGTCGGCGAGCTGGCCGGGGCTGGGCGGGCTGATGATGGCCGGCTTCGCCTACGAGACGCTGATCCCGCGCGGCCACTTCCCGCTGGCGCTGCGGCTCCAGTGGGTGGCCGCGGCGACCCCGGAGTACGCGCCCGAGCCGTACGAGATGCTGGCCGCCTCGCTGCGCGCGATGGGCGAGGACGCGGACGCCCGGGAGGTGCTGCTGGCCAAGCAGCGGCGGCGGCGCGAGACGCTGCCGCTGGCGGCGAAGGCGTGGGGCTTCCTCCAGGACTGGACGGTGGCCTACGGCTACCGCCCGGGGCGGGCCGCGGTGTGGATGGCGATCCTGTGGGCGATCGGCACCGCGTACTTCGCCTCGTACCCGCCGCCGCCCCTCAAGCACGACGAGGCGCCGCCGTGGAACCCGTACCTCTACTCCCTGGACCTGCTGCTGCCGGTCATAGACCTCTACCAGGGCGGCGCGTGGAAACCGGGCGGTGCCGCCCAGTGGGTGGCGGCGGTGATGATCATGGCCGGGTGGGTCCTGGCGACGACGATCGCGACGGGCGCGTCCCGGCTGCTGCGACGGCAGTAG
- a CDS encoding LON peptidase substrate-binding domain-containing protein yields the protein MSSVRLPLFPLNSVLFPGLVLPLNVFEARYRAMMGDLLERPEDDRRFAVVAIRDGREVAFTAPGLPDATAPTATGPAAGFGDDPVRAFHTVGCIADAATIQQKAGDGYEVLATGTTRFRLLSVDASGPYLTGELAPLEEEQGEGAGALASGVVRAFRTYQKRLAWANERTLTGDQELPADPSVLSYLVAAAAVLDVPAKQRLLAAPDTAARLRQELKLLRQEAAVIGKLPSLPAVDLTRQPTGPN from the coding sequence GTGTCCTCCGTGCGTCTGCCCCTGTTCCCGCTCAATTCGGTGCTGTTCCCGGGCCTGGTGCTGCCGCTGAACGTCTTCGAGGCGCGGTATCGGGCCATGATGGGCGATCTGCTGGAACGGCCCGAGGACGACCGCCGGTTCGCGGTGGTCGCCATCCGGGACGGCCGGGAGGTCGCGTTCACCGCGCCGGGGCTGCCGGACGCCACCGCGCCGACCGCCACCGGCCCGGCCGCGGGCTTCGGCGACGACCCGGTCCGGGCCTTCCACACCGTCGGCTGCATCGCGGACGCGGCGACCATCCAGCAGAAGGCGGGCGACGGCTACGAGGTCCTGGCCACCGGCACCACCCGCTTCCGGCTGCTGTCGGTGGACGCCTCCGGCCCGTATCTGACGGGCGAGCTGGCACCGCTGGAGGAGGAGCAAGGAGAGGGCGCGGGCGCCCTGGCGTCCGGCGTGGTCCGGGCCTTCCGCACCTACCAGAAGCGGCTGGCCTGGGCGAACGAGCGGACCCTGACCGGCGACCAGGAGCTGCCCGCCGATCCGTCGGTGCTGTCGTACCTGGTGGCCGCGGCGGCCGTGCTGGACGTCCCCGCCAAGCAGCGGTTGCTGGCGGCACCGGACACCGCGGCCCGGCTGCGGCAGGAGCTGAAACTCCTTCGCCAGGAGGCGGCGGTGATCGGTAAGCTCCCGTCGCTGCCGGCCGTGGACCTGACCCGGCAGCCGACCGGTCCCAACTGA
- the ybaK gene encoding Cys-tRNA(Pro) deacylase — MAKKPKQGKKGAAQSGGTPATVALTAAGVPFTVHAYDHDPAAASYGEEAAQALGVSPDQVFKTLLADVDGALTVAVVPVSGSLDLKALAAAVGGKRATMADPAAAERSTGYVLGGISPLGQRKRLRTVLDASAEGRPTVCVSAGRRGLEVELSPGDLAALTDARIAPIARG, encoded by the coding sequence TTGGCGAAGAAGCCGAAGCAGGGGAAGAAGGGCGCCGCGCAGTCCGGGGGCACGCCCGCGACGGTGGCGCTGACCGCGGCCGGCGTCCCGTTCACGGTGCACGCCTACGACCACGACCCGGCGGCCGCCTCGTACGGCGAGGAGGCCGCGCAAGCGCTCGGGGTCTCCCCCGACCAGGTCTTCAAGACGCTGCTGGCGGACGTGGACGGCGCCCTGACGGTGGCCGTGGTCCCGGTCTCCGGCTCGCTGGACCTGAAGGCGCTGGCCGCCGCGGTGGGCGGCAAGCGGGCCACGATGGCGGATCCGGCGGCGGCCGAGCGCAGCACCGGCTATGTGCTGGGCGGGATCTCGCCGCTGGGGCAGCGCAAGCGGCTGCGGACGGTGCTGGACGCCTCGGCCGAGGGCCGGCCGACGGTGTGCGTCTCGGCGGGCCGACGCGGCCTGGAGGTCGAACTCTCCCCCGGCGACCTGGCCGCCCTGACGGACGCCCGGATCGCACCGATCGCACGGGGCTAG
- a CDS encoding DUF2567 domain-containing protein — translation MTAAQTPHENQPPEEPHRHPSAPGGAPGDSAGPDSGASAASESTALGDSAGGPEFARELREGVLIALAVAVSGVLLGVLWAWLAPRVPLIADTHNVYLKNTEGEEAIGADGTFFLLAFGFGVVTAAVVFLLRRRGGIPLVVSLAVGGLLGAVLGWLTGMWLGPTPDVVAHAKQVGAGVVFDGPLRLQAKGALLAWPIAGMIIQIALTGLFGPRDPEPDTLMVPDWSGHHQQPPTGD, via the coding sequence GTGACCGCAGCGCAGACGCCCCACGAGAACCAACCGCCCGAAGAGCCCCACCGGCACCCGTCGGCCCCCGGCGGAGCACCCGGCGACTCCGCCGGTCCCGACTCCGGCGCATCCGCCGCATCCGAATCCACCGCACTCGGCGACTCCGCCGGCGGCCCGGAGTTCGCCCGCGAGCTGCGCGAAGGCGTGCTGATCGCGCTGGCCGTCGCGGTGAGCGGGGTGCTGCTGGGCGTGCTGTGGGCCTGGCTGGCGCCGCGCGTCCCGCTGATCGCGGACACCCACAACGTCTACCTCAAGAACACCGAGGGCGAGGAGGCGATCGGCGCCGACGGCACCTTCTTCCTGCTCGCGTTCGGCTTCGGCGTGGTCACCGCGGCCGTGGTCTTCCTCCTCCGGCGCCGCGGCGGCATCCCGCTCGTGGTGTCGCTGGCCGTCGGCGGGCTGCTGGGCGCGGTGCTGGGCTGGCTGACCGGCATGTGGCTGGGTCCCACCCCCGACGTGGTCGCGCACGCCAAGCAGGTCGGCGCCGGGGTGGTCTTCGACGGCCCGCTGCGGCTCCAGGCCAAGGGCGCCCTGCTGGCCTGGCCGATCGCCGGGATGATCATCCAGATCGCGCTGACCGGGCTCTTCGGGCCGCGCGATCCGGAGCCCGACACGCTGATGGTGCCGGACTGGTCCGGACACCACCAGCAGCCGCCGACGGGCGACTGA
- a CDS encoding ABC transporter permease — MSARTATGTGGGTGDGTGPEDGAGAAPLAPRARLLPALGAVYRAQLSRARVARIPLLFVATFQSVGIMVLLRGVVSGGDPARSVVSGSAVLVVAFVALNLLAQYFGQLRAGGGLDHYATLPVPPAAVVLGAAAAYASFTLPGTVVTAVVGCLLFQLPMAHLWVLAAVVPLAGAALSGLGAALGLLAPRQELATLGGQLGMSAALLLGVLPAGRMPELIGWARDLLPSTYGVEALARTFAPHPDWPAVVGDLGICAAVGVLSLALATWAYRRAAVR; from the coding sequence ATGTCCGCGCGGACAGCGACCGGAACGGGCGGCGGAACGGGCGACGGCACCGGACCGGAGGACGGGGCCGGCGCCGCCCCGCTCGCCCCCCGGGCCCGACTGCTGCCCGCCCTCGGCGCCGTCTACCGCGCCCAGCTCTCCCGGGCCCGGGTCGCCCGGATACCGCTGCTGTTCGTCGCCACCTTCCAGTCCGTCGGGATCATGGTCCTGCTGCGCGGGGTGGTCAGCGGCGGCGACCCGGCCCGGTCGGTGGTCTCCGGCTCCGCCGTGCTGGTCGTCGCCTTCGTCGCGCTGAACCTCCTGGCCCAGTACTTCGGCCAGCTGCGGGCCGGCGGCGGCCTCGACCACTACGCGACGCTGCCGGTGCCGCCGGCCGCCGTGGTGCTCGGCGCGGCCGCCGCCTACGCCTCCTTCACCCTGCCGGGCACGGTGGTCACCGCGGTCGTCGGCTGTCTGCTCTTCCAGCTGCCGATGGCCCACCTGTGGGTGCTGGCCGCGGTGGTGCCGCTGGCCGGCGCGGCGCTCTCCGGGCTCGGCGCGGCCCTCGGGCTGCTCGCCCCGCGCCAGGAACTCGCCACCCTGGGCGGCCAGTTGGGCATGTCGGCGGCGCTGCTGCTGGGGGTGCTGCCGGCCGGGCGGATGCCCGAGCTGATCGGCTGGGCCCGGGACCTGCTGCCGTCCACCTACGGGGTGGAGGCGCTGGCGCGCACCTTCGCCCCGCATCCGGACTGGCCCGCGGTCGTCGGCGACCTCGGCATCTGCGCCGCCGTCGGGGTGCTCTCGCTGGCCCTGGCCACCTGGGCGTACCGCCGGGCGGCGGTCCGGTGA
- a CDS encoding ABC transporter ATP-binding protein, which produces MERGAPVCVVRDLVKTYPAPRGRRGAERAPAVRASDGIGLDVRRGEIFGLLGPNGAGKSTLVRQLTGLLRPDAGSIVVLGHDLVRHPERAARLLAYLGQESTALDELTVSLAVETTGRLRGLDAAAARAERDAVLDELDLGPLAGRALKKLSGGQRRLACFATALIGERPLLVLDEPTTGMDPVARRAVWAAVDRRRAERGVTVVLVTHNVLEAESVLDRVAVIDQGRVIACDTPGRLKELVGEEVRLELVWRDRPPLDVPEVAALAAGARATGRRWTLRLPADRARSAVAAVTAGPAFAALDDFTLATPSLEDVYVSLGGRAEGLVKA; this is translated from the coding sequence GTGGAGCGCGGCGCGCCGGTGTGCGTCGTGCGGGACCTGGTCAAGACCTATCCCGCGCCGCGCGGGCGGCGCGGGGCGGAGCGCGCGCCGGCGGTACGCGCCAGCGACGGCATCGGCCTCGACGTCCGCCGCGGCGAGATCTTCGGGCTGCTCGGCCCCAACGGCGCCGGCAAGTCCACCCTGGTCCGCCAGCTGACCGGACTGCTCCGGCCGGACGCCGGCAGCATCGTCGTCCTCGGCCACGACCTGGTGCGGCACCCGGAGCGGGCCGCGCGGCTGCTGGCCTATCTCGGCCAGGAGTCGACCGCGCTGGACGAGCTGACCGTCTCCCTGGCCGTGGAGACCACCGGCCGGCTGCGCGGCCTGGACGCCGCCGCGGCCCGCGCCGAGCGCGACGCGGTCCTCGACGAGTTGGACCTGGGCCCGCTCGCCGGCCGGGCGCTGAAGAAGCTCTCCGGCGGCCAGCGGCGGCTGGCCTGCTTCGCCACCGCGCTGATCGGCGAGCGCCCGCTGCTGGTGCTGGACGAGCCGACCACCGGCATGGACCCGGTCGCCCGGCGCGCGGTGTGGGCCGCGGTGGACCGCCGCCGTGCCGAGCGGGGCGTCACCGTCGTCCTGGTCACCCACAACGTCCTGGAGGCCGAGAGCGTGCTCGACCGGGTCGCGGTGATCGACCAGGGGCGGGTGATCGCCTGCGACACGCCCGGCCGGCTGAAGGAACTGGTGGGGGAGGAGGTCCGGCTGGAGCTGGTCTGGCGGGACCGGCCCCCGCTCGACGTCCCCGAGGTCGCCGCCCTGGCCGCCGGCGCCCGCGCCACCGGCCGCCGCTGGACCCTGCGGCTCCCCGCCGACCGGGCCCGCTCCGCGGTCGCCGCGGTCACCGCGGGCCCCGCCTTCGCGGCCCTGGACGACTTCACCCTGGCCACGCCGAGCCTGGAGGACGTCTACGTCTCCCTGGGCGGGCGCGCGGAGGGGCTGGTGAAGGCGTGA
- a CDS encoding NYN domain-containing protein yields MDRCVVLVDAGYLLGAAASLLAGEPARSRITVDHAALIQGLRRRAEADTERPLLRIYWFDGAPDRVPQPEHRRLRVMSRVTVRLGALTRSDGRWAQKGVDAAMHAELTELARNRACSDIVLVTGDGDLLPGLMSAKEHGVAVHLWAVQAADGDYNQSEDLVAEADERRVLDRAWITGAVRAKELGGPCAPPPAPRPEIAAILSAPLPETAVAAAAAAASGPDQVDGHDASAGPSSADECGGPAGESGAGGSRGVPTPKDLAGLGRPALQNSAPGPAQNGSQPAATLRWSSDKGWIERGGPLGEPAETASLPTLAQLTSAEQRWADREEDITAVGGDPFEVGQVFARRWTERLSDAVHLQQLSTEYPRIPHRIDGELLRYAARFGLLAHKDDQIDEHDRYAIRAGFWREVDLRTAAEHAPAGD; encoded by the coding sequence GTGGACCGCTGCGTCGTCCTGGTGGACGCCGGGTATCTGCTCGGTGCGGCCGCCAGCCTGCTCGCCGGAGAACCCGCCCGTTCCCGGATCACCGTCGACCACGCCGCCCTCATCCAGGGACTGCGCCGGCGCGCCGAGGCGGACACCGAACGTCCGCTGCTGCGGATCTACTGGTTCGACGGTGCTCCCGACCGCGTCCCGCAGCCCGAGCACCGCCGGCTGCGGGTGATGTCCCGGGTCACCGTCCGGCTGGGTGCCCTGACCCGCAGCGACGGGCGCTGGGCGCAGAAGGGCGTGGACGCCGCCATGCACGCCGAGCTGACCGAACTCGCCCGCAACCGCGCCTGCTCCGACATCGTGCTGGTCACCGGCGACGGCGACCTGCTGCCCGGCCTGATGTCCGCCAAGGAGCACGGCGTCGCCGTCCACCTCTGGGCCGTCCAGGCCGCCGACGGCGACTACAACCAGTCCGAGGACCTGGTCGCCGAGGCCGACGAGCGGCGGGTGCTGGACCGGGCCTGGATCACCGGCGCGGTCCGCGCCAAGGAGCTGGGCGGCCCCTGCGCCCCGCCGCCCGCCCCGCGCCCCGAGATCGCCGCGATCCTCTCCGCCCCTCTCCCGGAGACCGCGGTCGCCGCCGCGGCGGCCGCCGCCTCCGGCCCCGACCAGGTCGACGGCCACGACGCTTCCGCCGGCCCGTCCTCCGCCGACGAATGCGGCGGGCCGGCCGGCGAGAGCGGCGCCGGCGGCTCCCGCGGCGTCCCCACCCCCAAGGACCTCGCCGGCCTCGGCCGACCCGCGCTGCAGAACTCCGCCCCCGGCCCCGCGCAGAACGGCAGCCAGCCCGCCGCCACCCTCCGCTGGTCCTCCGACAAGGGCTGGATCGAGCGCGGCGGCCCGCTCGGCGAACCGGCCGAGACCGCCTCGCTGCCCACCCTCGCCCAGCTCACCAGCGCCGAACAGCGCTGGGCCGACCGCGAGGAGGACATCACCGCCGTCGGCGGCGACCCCTTCGAGGTCGGCCAGGTCTTCGCCCGCCGCTGGACCGAGCGGCTCTCCGACGCCGTCCACCTCCAGCAGCTCTCCACGGAGTACCCCCGCATCCCGCACCGCATCGACGGGGAACTCCTCCGCTACGCCGCCCGCTTCGGCCTGCTCGCCCACAAGGACGACCAGATCGACGAGCACGACCGCTACGCCATCCGGGCCGGCTTCTGGCGCGAGGTCGACCTCCGCACCGCCGCCGAACACGCCCCGGCCGGCGACTGA